From a region of the Pukyongiella litopenaei genome:
- a CDS encoding FkbM family methyltransferase, with product MLDYDSVIETQGVQIPFVPRIITPKIERPMRNNRYEGGEVASLRRLLKPGDRVLELGAGVGLCSTIAAQNPDVDRVVAIEANPDMIPLIQETYRLNDVCEQAELRNGVATVRSGAEIPFYIRQDFWGSSMEAESRPFARVEQVPALAIDDLLAEVRPTVLVCDIEGGELGLFDDADLSSVRNAILELHPKVYGRAGSARIVAALARKGLYLSPENKPDSSVQIFERRPPPQPIRTRSALKTGSDRWYGDEPRTLITTCMKDEGPFILEWVAWHKALGITDLVVFTNDCSDGTDLILNRLQQIGVLTHLPNPAVVAGQTVFQPIALAYTQLMPIFSDVDFVISMDVDEFVNIRAGDGRLTDLFDAAGPFDALSIFELNHGCNGQVKFEPGLMRDQFPGHSTETPGKWRAHRGAKTITRISSKLVKLRNHRPDMDAGANPVWLDGSAQPFDEFQSDSSLNGADARGRYNLVVLDHYALRSMESYFMKMLRGDVVVAGKRVSLRYWRLRNKSEARTSTPNPALVAAANAFHETHFAGDPELMALHDQSCRWHSEQIERISEQQEIKDRRDWIMENAWT from the coding sequence GTGCTGGACTATGACAGCGTGATCGAAACACAGGGTGTCCAGATCCCGTTCGTGCCCAGGATCATCACGCCCAAGATCGAGCGCCCCATGCGCAACAACCGCTATGAGGGGGGCGAAGTCGCATCGCTGCGCAGGTTGCTGAAACCGGGTGACCGCGTGCTCGAACTTGGCGCGGGGGTCGGCCTGTGCTCGACGATCGCGGCCCAGAACCCGGATGTCGACCGCGTCGTGGCCATCGAAGCAAACCCGGACATGATTCCGCTGATCCAGGAGACCTACCGGCTCAACGATGTGTGCGAGCAGGCGGAGCTTCGCAATGGCGTCGCTACGGTCCGGTCAGGGGCGGAGATTCCCTTCTACATCCGTCAGGATTTCTGGGGCTCGTCGATGGAGGCGGAGTCCCGTCCCTTCGCAAGGGTCGAGCAGGTGCCGGCCCTCGCAATTGACGACCTGCTTGCCGAGGTGAGGCCGACAGTGCTCGTCTGCGACATCGAAGGCGGGGAACTGGGGCTGTTCGACGACGCCGATCTGTCGTCGGTCAGAAACGCGATCCTCGAGCTTCATCCGAAGGTCTATGGCCGCGCAGGCAGCGCCAGGATCGTCGCTGCCCTGGCTCGCAAGGGGCTCTATCTGTCGCCGGAAAACAAACCCGACAGCAGTGTTCAGATATTCGAACGCCGCCCTCCACCCCAGCCGATCCGTACCCGGAGTGCCCTGAAAACTGGGTCGGACAGATGGTATGGCGACGAACCGAGAACCCTGATCACAACCTGCATGAAGGACGAAGGCCCCTTCATCCTGGAATGGGTGGCATGGCACAAGGCGCTTGGTATCACCGATCTTGTCGTTTTCACCAACGATTGCAGCGATGGCACGGACCTGATTCTGAACCGCCTGCAACAGATCGGGGTGCTGACACATCTTCCCAATCCGGCCGTTGTCGCGGGGCAAACCGTCTTTCAGCCCATTGCGTTGGCCTATACGCAGCTGATGCCGATCTTCTCGGACGTGGATTTCGTGATATCGATGGATGTCGATGAGTTCGTCAACATCCGGGCGGGCGATGGCCGGCTGACCGATCTGTTCGACGCCGCCGGCCCATTCGACGCGCTGTCGATATTCGAGTTGAACCACGGCTGCAATGGCCAGGTGAAATTCGAACCGGGGCTCATGCGCGACCAGTTTCCCGGTCATTCGACGGAAACCCCCGGCAAATGGCGGGCACATCGGGGGGCAAAGACGATCACCCGTATCTCGTCAAAACTGGTGAAACTGCGCAATCATCGTCCCGATATGGATGCGGGTGCCAATCCGGTCTGGCTCGACGGGTCGGCGCAACCGTTCGATGAATTTCAGTCTGACAGTTCCCTGAACGGGGCAGATGCGCGCGGGCGATACAATCTGGTGGTGCTTGACCATTACGCGCTCCGTTCGATGGAAAGCTACTTCATGAAAATGTTGCGCGGGGACGTTGTGGTTGCCGGCAAACGCGTATCGCTGCGCTATTGGCGTTTGCGCAACAAGTCGGAAGCCCGCACCTCGACGCCCAACCCTGCCCTGGTCGCCGCGGCCAATGCGTTTCACGAGACACATTTCGCGGGGGATCCAGAGTTGATGGCGCTACACGACCAATCCTGCCGCTGGCACAGCGAGCAGATTGAGAGAATTTCTGAACAAC
- a CDS encoding peroxidase-related enzyme (This protein belongs to a clade of uncharacterized proteins related to peroxidases such as the alkylhydroperoxidase AhpD.) gives MSDQPISRFPVPDLADLPDDIRARIEAVQEKSGFVPNVFLTLAHRPDEFRAFFAYHDALMDKPGPITKAEREMIVVATSNLNQCQYCVVAHGAILRIRAKDPLIADQVAVNYRKADITPRQRAMLDFAVKVSRHAEEVGDADMEVLRDHGFDDEDIWDIAAISAFFGLSNRMANVTNMRPNAEFFGMAR, from the coding sequence ATGTCCGACCAACCCATCAGCCGCTTTCCGGTTCCCGATCTCGCCGATCTGCCCGACGACATCCGCGCGCGTATCGAGGCAGTTCAGGAAAAGTCGGGCTTCGTGCCCAACGTGTTCCTGACACTGGCCCATCGCCCCGACGAATTCCGGGCCTTCTTTGCCTACCATGATGCGCTGATGGACAAGCCGGGCCCGATCACCAAGGCCGAGCGCGAGATGATCGTGGTCGCCACCAGCAACCTGAACCAGTGCCAGTATTGCGTCGTCGCTCATGGCGCGATCCTGCGCATCCGCGCCAAGGACCCGCTGATCGCCGATCAGGTCGCGGTCAACTATCGCAAGGCGGATATCACGCCGCGCCAGCGCGCGATGCTGGATTTCGCGGTGAAAGTGTCCCGTCACGCCGAAGAGGTGGGCGACGCCGACATGGAGGTCTTGCGCGATCACGGTTTCGACGACGAAGACATCTGGGACATTGCCGCCATCTCGGCCTTCTTCGGCCTGTCGAACCGGATGGCGAATGTGACCAACATGCGTCCCAATGCCGAGTTCTTTGGCATGGCGCGATAG